In Triticum aestivum cultivar Chinese Spring chromosome 5B, IWGSC CS RefSeq v2.1, whole genome shotgun sequence, the following proteins share a genomic window:
- the LOC123110098 gene encoding uncharacterized protein, whose translation MDPSPSAGHQEELGERRGLFSCLLSECDAPPFNESNLDADLLELLLDLHEEAFRRLPAHDMPVEAADQLAVSMREGGLCLGLLDPVTNIILNTVALLPRDFGDMAKPDRRRSKRLAAGRVQPSDYSSWNTSWVLPSSGRVTCGPSTRRATWYSIAGASRQALIRFMVAYFGCLSEEQATRYLHWARADLALAVQLVEHDLHAAAVSPPDPASQRTQAAFKYAASCGRRHPAPDDLVRLQASPLPKQCLCDSAPLLDKGGRKLTVDDVITIMDLLRYQDGAPLDLQFSLRPSGRELLVYCRDLKADEGRLDISNTTGSHGFKMFTIKVERHGHHFAALRSPHEHRSMISSCLHKVVKTAKAHFGSAVMICSGDACEYTRSLRMRLHDMIHGFYLKVFAMLPSMWLHLIPHILFAGHCYGPMDPVSNIIINSICHHILCPLPSSADCKVDVYDILDTLSMLRVEVRSLEGLIALVRASSESQCSTQRAMEHLSCKRCDLSQETHTSLQFTDAAAAARHPQHAELGSFFASLAPDRLIDLRLLLATSADGRISSESLGEIISTLKHSALLLVAPVSPNAAELCNEAKETLLQKRSCYNEMKLFIRAELAQVLKKYAFDHPLEPKYEPSFICGLVAAPRSLDRLSYHVNFVAASESDNQLFFAEINEPFPDPPKPSFCCPLPLTSTGRCYYGEGSARKIVYPDSSELLECNIDITDYGTVHADGLLDPDFILDFRRDAQFAEDLRKYCEEQKADEYELI comes from the exons ATGGATCCCTCGCCTTCCGCCGGACACCAGGAAGAGTTGGGAGAGCGCAGGGGGCTGTTCTCGTGCTTGCTCAGCGAGTGCGACGCTCCCCCCTTCAACGAATCGAATTTGGACGCCGATCTCCTGGAGCTCCTCCTCGACTTGCACGAGGAGGCGTTCCGCCGGCTGCCCGCCCACGACATGCCGGTGGAAGCCGCCGACCAGTTGGCCGTATCCATGCGCGAAGGCGGCCTCTGCCTCGGCCTCCTCGACCCCGTCACCAACATCATCCTCAACACCGTCGCCCTCCTCCCGCGCGACTTCGGGGACATGGCAAAACCCGACAGGAGGAGGTCCAAGAGGCTGGCCGCCGGCAGGGTGCAACCCAGTGACTACAGCAGCTGGAACACCAGCTGGGTTTTGCCATCCTCCGGCAGGGTTACCTGTGGGCCGTCCACCCGCAGGGCTACATGGTACTCTATTGCTGGGGCGTCCCGCCAGGCTCTCATCAGATTCATGGTTGCCTACTTCGGATGCCTCAGCGAAGAACAGGCCACCCGCTACCTCCACTGGGCACGCGCCGATCTCGCCCTCGCAGTCCAGCTGGTCGAGCACGATCTACACGCTGCTGCTGTTTCACCACCCGACCCTGCCTCCCAAAGGACGCAAGCCGCCTTCAAGTACGCCGCAAGCTGTGGCCGGCGGCACCCTGCGCCTGATGACCTGGTGCGGCTCCAGGCGTCGCCCCTGCCCAAACAGTGCCTCTGCGACTCCGCCCCCTTGCTCGACAAGGGAGGGCGCAAGCTCACCGTCGATGATGTCATCACCATCATGGATTTGCTGCGATACCAGGACGGTGCCCCCTTGGATCTTCAGTTCAGCTTGCGGCCAAGCGGAAGAGAGCTACTTGTCTACTGCCGGGACCTCAAGGCTGATGAAGGGAGACTAGACATTTCCAACACCACAGGCTCCCATGGCTTCAAAATGTTCACCATCAAGGTCGAGCGTCATGGACACCACTTTGCGGCCCTGCGGTCTCCTCACGAGCACAGATCCATGATCTCATCCTGTTTGCACAAGGTTGTGAAAACCGCCAAAGCACACTTCGGCTCTGCGGTCATGATCTGTTCTGGCGATGCCTGCGAATACACCAGGTCTCTCAGGATGAGGCTCCACGACATGATCCACGGCTTCTATCTCAAAGTCTTCGCCATGCTGCCCTCTATGTGGCTCCACCTCATCCCCCACATCCTATTCGCTGGCCACTGCTATGGCCCCATGGACcctgtctccaacatcatcatcaactccaTTTGCCACCACATACTGTGCCCGCTCCCATCGTCAGCTGACTGCAAAGTAGACGTGTATGACATCCTCGACACCCTCTCTATGCTTCGTGTGGAGGTCCGTTCCTTGGAAGGCCTCATTGCCCTCGTCCGAGCAAGCTCCGAGTCCCAATGCTCGACGCAGCGGGCGATGGAGCACCTCTCCTGCAAACGCTGTGACCTGTCCCAGGAGACGCACACCTCGCTGCAGTTTACTGACGCAGCCGCAGCCGCTCGACACCCACAACATGCTGAGCTGGGATCATTCTTCGCTTCCCTGGCGCCCGACAGGCTCATTGACCTGCGGCTCTTGCTGGCCACTAGCGCCGATGGCAGGATCTCCTCTGAGTCTCTTGGGGAAATAATATCCACTCTCAAACATAGTGCACTGCTGTTGGTGGCTCCCGTATCTCCCAATGCGGCTGAACTGTGCAACGAGGCTAAGGAGACTCTGCTACAAAAGAGGTCATGTTATAACGAGATGAAGTTATTCATCCGCGCTGAGCTTGCGCAAGTGCTGAAGAAATATGCCTTTGATCATCCTCTG GAACCAAAATATGAGCCAAGTTTTATCTGTGGTTTGGTGGCTGCTCCCAGATCCCTAGACAGGCTTTCCTATCATGTTAATTTTGTGGCTGCTTCTGAATCTGATAACCAACTCTTCTTTGCCGAAATAAATGAGCCATTTCCTGACCCGCCAAAACCAAGTTTCTGCTGCCCTCTACCCCTGACATCTACTG GTCGTTGCTACTATGGAGAGGGGTCTGCGAGGAAGATTGTGTATCCAGATTCGTCAGAACTTCTTGAGTGTAATATTGATATTACCGACTATGGAACGGTGCACGCGGATGGATTGTTGGACCCAGATTTCATCTTGGATTTTAGGAGAGACGCGCAGTTTGCAGAGGATCTGAGGAAGTACTGTGAAGAACAAAAGGCTGATGAGTATGAATTAATATGA